In Ailuropoda melanoleuca isolate Jingjing chromosome 4, ASM200744v2, whole genome shotgun sequence, the following proteins share a genomic window:
- the FEM1A gene encoding protein fem-1 homolog A, with translation MDLRTAVYNAARDGKLQLLQKLLSGRSREELDELTGEVAGGGTPLLIAARYGHLDVVEYLVDRCGASVEAGGSVHFDGETIEGAPPLWAASAAGHLDVVRSLLRRGASVNRTTRTNSTPLRAACFDGHLEVVRYLVGEHQADLEVANRHGHTCLMISCYKGHREIARYLLEQGAQVNRRSAKGNTALHDCAESGSLEILQLLLGCNARMERDGYGMTPLLAASVTGHTNIVEYLIQEQPAGEGVRGPGCAQSQGACCRASAPEEPLGDSYESCCPTSREAAVEALELLGATYVDKKRDLLGALKHWRRAMELRHQGGAYLPKPEPPQLVLAYDYSREVNTTEELEALITDPDEMRMQALLIRERILGPSHPDTSYYIRYRGAVYADSGNFERCIRLWKYALDMQQSSLEPLSPMTASSFLSFAELFSYVLQDRAAKGSLGTQIGFADLMGVLCKGVREVERALQLPKEPGDSAQFTKALAVILHLLYLLEKVECAPDQEHRKRRTVYRLLKCAPRGKNGFTPLHMAADKDTTNVGRYPVGRFPSLQVVKVLLDCGADPDSRDFDNNTPLHIAAQNNCPGIMNALVEAGAHMDATNAFKKTAYELLDEKLLARSTIQPFNYVTLQCLAARALDKNKIPYKGFIPEELEAFIELH, from the coding sequence ATGGACCTCCGCACCGCCGTGTACAACGCCGCCCGCGACGGCAAGCTGCAGCTGCTTCAGAAGCTGCTCAGCGGCCGGAGCCGGGAGGAGCTGGACGAGCTGACGGGCGAGGTGGCCGGCGGGGGGACGCCGCTGCTCATCGCCGCTCGCTACGGCCACTTGGACGTGGTCGAGTACCTGGTGGACCGGTGCGGCGCGAGCGTGGAGGCGGGCGGCTCGGTGCACTTCGATGGCGAGACCATCGAGGGCGCGCCGCCGCTGTGGGCCGCCTCGGCCGCCGGCCACCTGGACGTGGTACGTAGCCTGCTGCGCCGCGGGGCCTCGGTGAACCGCACCACGCGCACCAACTCCACGCCCCTGCGCGCCGCCTGCTTCGACGGGCACCTGGAGGTGGTGCGCTACCTGGTGGGTGAGCACCAGGCCGACCTGGAGGTGGCCAACCGGCACGGGCACACGTGCCTCATGATCTCCTGTTACAAGGGCCACCGCGAGATCGCCCGCTACCTGCTGGAGCAGGGCGCCCAAGTGAACCGGCGCAGCGCCAAGGGCAACACTGCCCTGCACGACTGTGCCGAGTCCGGCAGCCTGGAGATCCTGCAGCTGCTGTTGGGGTGCAATGCCCGCATGGAGCGCGACGGCTACGGCATGACCCCGCTGCTGGCGGCCAGCGTCACGGGCCACACCAACATCGTGGAGTACCTCATCCAGGAGCAGCCTGCCGGGGAGGGGGTGCGCGGCCCGGGATGCGCGCAGTCGCAGGGGGCCTGCTGCCGCGCCTCCGCCCCAGAGGAGCCGCTTGGCGATTCCTACGAGAGCTGCTGCCCCACCAGCCGGGAGGCTGCCGTGGAAGCGCTGGAGTTGCTGGGAGCCACTTACGTGGATAAGAAGCGGGATCTGCTCGGGGCCCTGAAGCACTGGAGACGGGCCATGGAGCTGCGGCACCAGGGCGGCGCCTATCTGCCCAAGCCAGAGCCCCCGCAGCTGGTCCTGGCCTACGACTATTCTAGGGAGGTGAACACCACCGAGGAGCTGGAAGCGCTGATCACGGACCCGGATGAGATGCGCATGCAGGCCCTGCTGATCCGAGAGCGCATCCTGGGCCCCTCTCACCCAGACACTTCCTACTACATCCGCTACCGGGGTGCGGTGTACGCCGACTCGGGCAACTTCGAGCGCTGCATCCGCCTGTGGAAGTACGCCCTGGACATGCAGCAGAGCAGCCTGGAGCCCCTGAGCCCCATGACCGCCAGCAGCTTCCTGTCGTTCGCCGAACTCTTCTCCTACGTGCTCCAGGACCGGGCGGCCAAGGGCAGCCTGGGCACGCAGATCGGCTTCGCAGACCTCATGGGCGTGCTGTGCAAAGGCGTGCGGGAAGTGGAGCGGGCCCTGCAGCTGCCCAAGGAACCGGGGGACTCGGCCCAGTTCACCAAGGCTCTGGCCGTCATCCTGCACCTGCTTTACCTGTTGGAGAAGGTGGAGTGCGCGCCGGACCAGGAGCACCGCAAGCGCCGGACGGTGTACCGGCTGCTCAAGTGCGCCCCCCGCGGCAAGAACGGCTTCACGCCCCTGCACATGGCCGCGGACAAGGACACCACCAACGTCGGCCGCTACCCGGTGGGCCGGTTCCCCTCCCTCCAGGTGGTCAAGGTGCTGCTTGACTGCGGGGCCGACCCGGACAGCCGGGACTTTGACAACAACACCCCGCTGCACATAGCGGCTCAGAACAACTGCCCCGGGATCATGAACGCCCTGGTCGAAGCGGGTGCCCACATGGATGCCACCAACGCCTTCAAGAAGACCGCCTACGAGCTGCTGGATGAAAAGCTGCTGGCCAGGAGCACCATCCAGCCTTTCAACTACGTCACCCTGCAGTGCCTTGCAGCCCGCGCCCTGGACAAGAACAAGATCCCCTACAAGGGCTTTATCCCCGAGGAGCTGGAGGCCTTCATCGAGCTACACTGA